From the genome of Pseudomonas bubulae:
CTTCACTGACGCAACGGCGACCATCAGGCATGCGCGTCAGCTGGATAATCACGTCCAGTGCGGCGCAGATCATCTGGCGCAAGGTTTTCTCCGCCACCGTACGCCCGGTCAAACCCACCAGGGTTTCCAGTCGCAGCAGGGCATCCTGTGCGGTGTTGGCGTGGACGGTGCTCATGGAACCATCGTGACCGGTGTTCATCGCGGTCAATACATCGAGCACTTCCACACCGCGGATCTCGCCGAGAATGATGCGGTCCGGACGCATCCGCAGGGCGTTGCGGATCAGGTCGCTGGATTTCACCTCACCATGCCCTTCGGCATTGGGCGGGCGGGTTTCAAGGCGCACCACATGAGGGTGGCCCAACTGCAATTCAGCCACGTCCTCGATGGTGACCAGGCGCTCATGGGGGTTGATCAACTGGCTGAGGATGTTGAGCAGCGTGGTTTTACCGGTACCGGTACCGCCGCTGATCAGGATGTTGCAGCGCTTGCCCACCGCCTCCTGGAAGAATTCAAAGATTGCCTGGTCGATGGTCTGCATGGCCACCAGGTCGCTGCTTTGCAGCATGTCCTTGCGAAATTTCCGGATCGACAGGCACGGGCCATCCAGGGCAATGGGCGGAATGATGGCGTTGACCCGGCTGCCATCGGGCAGGCGCGCATCGACCATCGCCGAGGACTCATCCAGACGCCGCCCCAGGGGCGCCAGAATGCGCTGCATCACCCGTTCCACATGATGGTCATCGATAAAGCGCAGATCGCTCTGGCTAAGTCGACCCTCGCGTTCGACAAACACCCGATGGGGGCCGTTGACCAGAATTTCAGTCACGGCCGGGTCGCGCAGCAGCACTTCGAGGGGGCCGAATCCGGTCAGTTCGTCGACGATCTCCTCGGCCAGACGCTCCATCTCATAACGGGAAATAGCCAGATGCAGGCGCG
Proteins encoded in this window:
- a CDS encoding CpaF family protein, yielding MSNEQLFGSGLYKDGRADHDGLKLVLHRYIIDAIEETGKNLLEGSRVSLAQFVTERVAEYVSRLHLAISRYEMERLAEEIVDELTGFGPLEVLLRDPAVTEILVNGPHRVFVEREGRLSQSDLRFIDDHHVERVMQRILAPLGRRLDESSAMVDARLPDGSRVNAIIPPIALDGPCLSIRKFRKDMLQSSDLVAMQTIDQAIFEFFQEAVGKRCNILISGGTGTGKTTLLNILSQLINPHERLVTIEDVAELQLGHPHVVRLETRPPNAEGHGEVKSSDLIRNALRMRPDRIILGEIRGVEVLDVLTAMNTGHDGSMSTVHANTAQDALLRLETLVGLTGRTVAEKTLRQMICAALDVIIQLTRMPDGRRCVSEVLEVVGVRDDVYVTNTLFRLDKRTGFGFMREALNPASDKLRRDPVLNAHG